In Oryza sativa Japonica Group chromosome 3, ASM3414082v1, one DNA window encodes the following:
- the LOC4331809 gene encoding E3 ubiquitin-protein ligase SPL2 produces MSARDRETAVALARLAAALDGAVLGLGTAALAVASWVKYLAASGQLRRIASAPAAAIPDLRSLLAEYGGGGGDGDQPILAVVRGHVRAAPRGKYLVPPGSGEHCVVAKHTQLCLFNEWRGIFGWTFDLHALFFKSIKEQIITSFRWVPFVLVDPENMTGMVHVKLDRAMQPLPLTTVYHKLTPVDSTPYTLFQTIIGNGYPIALLDEEKILPVGKEITAIGYIRPHKASVEISSCSEIPFFLSDLTKDEMEAELSSRAKTLFWASVVLGTMSVCLLGFATYRSWKKIKERREARQAQEVFRQTTDEVTDDQSSDEEAGEMGDGQLCVICLRKRRKAAFIPCGHLVCCCKCALIVERQFDPLCPMCRQDIRYMIRIYDN; encoded by the exons ATGTCGGCGCGCGACAGGGAGACGGCCGTGGCGCtggcccgcctcgccgccgcgctggacGGGGCGGTGCTCGGCCTCGGCAcggcggcgctcgccgtcgcctcgtGGGTCAAGTACCTCGCCGCGTCCGGGCAGCTGCGGCGCatcgcctccgcgccggcggccgccataCCCGACCTCCGCTCGCTCCTCGCggagtacggcggcggcggcggcgacggcgaccagcCGATCCTCGCGGTGGTGCGGGGCCACGTCCGCGCCGCCCCCCGAGGCAAGTACCTCGTCCCCCCAGGCTCCGGCGAGCACTGCGTCGTCGCAAAGCATACCCAGCTG TGCTTGTTCAATGAATGGAGAGGCATCTTTGGGTGGACCTTTGATCTGCATGCTCTCTTTTTCAAATCAATTAAGGAGCAGATTATAACATCATTTAGATGG GTTCCATTTGTTCTTGTAGATCCTGAAAACATGACTGGAATGGTCCATGTGAAGTTAGACAGGGCAATGCAACCATTACCTCTTACAACTGTGTATCATAAACTTACCCCAGTCGACTCAACTCCTTACACATTGTTTCAGACTATTATTGGCAATGGTTACCCA ATTGCGTTGTTGGATGAGGAAAAGATACTTCCTGTTGGAAAGGAGATTACAGCAATAGGCTATATTCGACCTCATAAAGCAAGTGTTGAGATCAGCTCATGCTCAGAAATACCTTTTTTCTT GTCTGACCTTACCAAGGATGAGATGGAAGCCGAGTTGTCTTCTCGTGCTAAAACACTCTTTTGGGCTAGTGTTGTTCTTGGAACAATGTCAGTTTGCTTGCTGGGCTTTGCGACTTACAG GAGCTGGAAGAAGATCAAAGAGCGGAGGGAGGCAAGGCAAGCCCAAGAGGTATTTCGACAAACTACTGATGAAGTTACAGACGATCAGTCTAGCGATGAAGAGGCTGGTGAAATGGGAGACGGGCAACTATGTGTTATATGCTTAAGGAAAAGAAGGAAGGCAGCTTTTATTCCTTGTGGTCACCTTGTCTGCTGCTGCAAATGTGCACTGATTGTGGAACGTCAGTTCGACCCATTGTGCCCTATGTGTCGGCAAGACATCCGATACATGATAAGGATCTACGACAATTGA
- the LOC4331810 gene encoding elongation factor 1-alpha, with amino-acid sequence MGKEKTHINIVVIGHVDSGKSTTTGHLIYKLGGIDKRVIERFEKEAAEMNKRSFKYAWVLDKLKAERERGITIDIALWKFETTKYYCTVIDAPGHRDFIKNMITGTSQADCAVLIIDSTTGGFEAGISKDGQTREHALLAFTLGVKQMICCCNKMDATTPKYSKARYDEIVKEVSSYLKKVGYNPDKIPFVPISGFEGDNMIERSTNLDWYKGPTLLEALDQINEPKRPSDKPLRLPLQDVYKIGGIGTVPVGRVETGVLKPGMVVTFGPSGLTTEVKSVEMHHEALQEALPGDNVGFNVKNVAVKDLKRGYVASNSKDDPAKEAASFTSQVIIMNHPGQIGNGYAPVLDCHTSHIAVKFAELVTKIDRRSGKELEKEPKFLKNGDAGMVKMIPTKPMVVETFSEYPPLGRFAVRDMRQTVAVGVIKNVEKKDPTGAKVTKAAAKKK; translated from the exons ATGGGTAAGGAGAAGACGCACATCAACATTGTGGTCATTGGCCACGTCGACTCCGGCAAGTCGACCACCACGGGCCATCTGATCTACAAGCTTGGAGGTATCGACAAGCGTGTGATTGAGAGGTTCGAGAAGGAAGCCGCTGAGATGAACAAGAGGTCCTTCAAGTACGCGTGGGTGCTTGACAAGCTCAAGGCCGAGCGTGAGAGAGGTATCACCATCGATATCGCCCTGTGGAAGTTCGAGACCACCAAGTACTACTGCACGGTCATCGATGCCCCTGGTCACCGTGACTTCATCAAGAACATGATCACGGGTACCTCCCAGGCTGACTGTGCCGTGCTCATCATTGACTCCACCACTGGTGGTTTTGAGGCTGGTATCTCCAAGGATGGCCAGACCCGTGAGCACGCTCTTCTTGCTTTCACTCTTGGAGTGAAGCAGATGATCTGCTGCTGCAACAAG ATGGATGCCACCACTCCCAAGTACTCCAAGGCCCGTTACGATGAAATCGTGAAGGAAGTCTCATCCTACCTGAAGAAGGTCGGCTACAACCCTGACAAGATTCCCTTCGTTCCCATCTCTGGGTTTGAGGGTGACAACATGATTGAGAGGTCCACCAACCTTGACTGGTACAAGGGCCCCACCTTGCTTGAGGCTCTTGACCAGATCAACGAGCCCAAGAGGCCATCAGACAAGCCCCTGCGTCTTCCCCTTCAGGACGTGTACAAGATCGGTGGTATTGGCACCGTGCCTGTGGGTCGTGTTGAGACTGGAGTCCTCAAGCCTGGTATGGTGGTGACCTTTGGTCCCAGCGGCCTGACCACTGAGGTCAAGTCGGTTGAGATGCACCACGAGGCTCTCCAGGAGGCTCTTCCTGGTGACAACGTCGGGTTCAACGTGAAGAACGTTGCGGTGAAGGATCTGAAGCGTGGGTACGTGGCCTCCAACTCCAAGGATGACCCTGCCAAGGAGGCTGCCAGCTTCACCTCCCAGGTGATCATCATGAACCACCCTGGCCAGATCGGCAACGGCTACGCCCCAGTGCTGGACTGCCACACCTCCCACATTGCCGTCAAGTTTGCTGAGCTGGTGACCAAGATCGACAGACGATCTGGTAAGGAGCTGGAGAAGGAGCCCAAGTTCCTCAAGAACGGTGATGCTGGTATGGTTAAGATGATTCCCACCAAGCCCATGGTTGTGGAGACCTTCTCTGAGTACCCTCCTCTTGGTCGTTTTGCCGTGCGGGACATGAGGCAAACGGTGGCTGTTGGCGTCATCAAGAACGTGGAGAAGAAGGACCCAACCGGTGCCAAGGTGACCAAGGCTGCCGCCAAGAAGAAATGA
- the LOC4331811 gene encoding elongation factor 1-alpha-like → MGKEKTHINIVVIGHVDSGKSTTTGHLIYKLGGIDKRVIERFEKEAAEMNKRSFKYAWVLDKLKAERERGITIDIALWKFETTKYYCTVIDAPGHRDFIKNMITGTSQADCAVLIIDSTTGGFEAGISKDGQTREHALLAFTLGVKQMICCCNKMDATTPKYSKARYDEIVKEVSSYLKKVGYNPDKIPFVPISGFEGDNMIERSTNLDWYKGPTLLEALDQINEPKRPSDKPLRLPLQDVYKIGGIGTVPVGRVETGVLKPGMVVTFGPSGLTTEVKSVEMHHEALQEALPGDNVGFNVKNVAVKDLKRGYVASNSKDDPAKEAASFTSQVIIMNHPGQIGNGYAPVLDCHTSHIAVKFAELVTKIDRRSGKELEKEPKFLKNGDAGMVKMIPTKPMVVETFSEYPPLGRFAVRDMRQTVAVGVIKNVEKKDPTGAKVTKAAAKKK, encoded by the exons ATGGGTAAGGAGAAGACGCACATCAACATTGTGGTCATTGGCCACGTCGACTCTGGCAAGTCGACCACCACGGGCCATCTGATCTACAAGCTTGGAGGTATCGACAAGCGTGTGATTGAGAGGTTCGAGAAGGAAGCCGCTGAGATGAACAAGAGGTCCTTCAAGTACGCGTGGGTGCTCGACAAGCTCAAGGCCGAGCGTGAGAGAGGTATCACCATCGATATTGCCCTGTGGAAGTTCGAGACCACCAAGTACTACTGCACGGTCATCGATGCCCCTGGTCACCGTGACTTCATCAAGAACATGATCACGGGTACCTCCCAGGCTGACTGTGCCGTGCTCATCATTGACTCCACCACTGGTGGTTTTGAGGCTGGTATCTCCAAGGATGGCCAGACCCGTGAGCACGCTCTTCTTGCTTTCACTCTTGGTGTGAAGCAGATGATCTGCTGCTGCAACAAG ATGGATGCCACCACTCCCAAGTACTCCAAGGCCCGTTACGATGAAATCGTGAAGGAAGTCTCATCCTACCTGAAGAAGGTCGGCTACAACCCTGACAAGATTCCCTTCGTTCCCATCTCTGGGTTTGAGGGTGACAACATGATTGAGAGGTCCACCAACCTTGACTGGTACAAGGGCCCCACCTTGCTTGAGGCTCTTGACCAGATCAACGAGCCCAAGAGGCCATCAGACAAGCCCCTGCGTCTTCCCCTTCAGGACGTGTACAAGATCGGTGGTATTGGCACCGTGCCTGTGGGTCGTGTTGAGACTGGAGTCCTCAAGCCTGGTATGGTGGTGACCTTTGGTCCCAGCGGCCTGACCACTGAGGTCAAGTCGGTTGAGATGCACCACGAGGCTCTCCAGGAGGCTCTTCCTGGTGACAACGTCGGGTTCAACGTGAAGAACGTTGCGGTGAAGGATCTGAAGCGTGGGTACGTGGCCTCCAACTCCAAGGATGACCCTGCCAAGGAGGCTGCCAGCTTCACCTCCCAGGTGATCATCATGAACCACCCTGGCCAGATCGGCAACGGCTACGCCCCAGTGCTGGACTGCCACACCTCCCACATTGCCGTCAAGTTTGCTGAGCTGGTGACCAAGATCGACAGACGATCTGGTAAGGAGCTGGAGAAGGAGCCCAAGTTCCTCAAGAACGGTGATGCTGGTATGGTTAAGATGATTCCCACCAAGCCCATGGTTGTGGAGACCTTCTCTGAGTACCCTCCTCTTGGTCGTTTTGCCGTGCGTGACATGAGGCAAACGGTGGCTGTTGGCGTCATCAAGAACGTGGAGAAGAAGGACCCAACCGGTGCCAAGGTGACCAAGGCTGCCGCCAAGAAGAAATGA